The Betta splendens chromosome 2, fBetSpl5.4, whole genome shotgun sequence nucleotide sequence TCTATTGACGGCCTGTGGAGGGGGCGACTGGAGGAGCAGTGTGAAAAGATGGACGAGCACCATAGCCCCATCTCCAATCAGCAGCTCGCACAGCTAATCAGATCCCTCATATTAGTTGAACAGGTATTTATCCTGGTCTTTTCACACTACTTTGACTTATTACTTATTGATAGCTTTATGTCTAATGTGCAGCGTTTCTCTCTTTATCGTAGAGCCAAGAGCCACGGATCCTGACCTCGGACCTCAAGTACCTCCAGGAGGACTTGCAACTTAAGAAGGCTAATGTTTACAGATCGATACCCTATTCGCGATTCGGTTCCAACAGGGATGCTCACTGCTACAGAAAGGCATATCCTCACCTGGTGGCATTCAAAGTGAGTGCCAGCGGTGTCTGAATTGTTTAACTTTGTgcattttttgcttttatttgttcataATAGGTATTTTTTGTGTTGGGACATACTCTTTAGGCCATATGGCTGTAAGTACCAGTAGACATGTCATTTTAATCTGCTTCGTCATTGTTCCCCTCAATAGGTTTCGTGTCAGGAGTGGGGCCAGGTTCTACTGCGAAACAAAGAGTGGGACGCCGTTCTGGAGCACACGCTGATGGCCTGGCGCTACACCAGCGAGTTGCCTCAGTGGGATACAGCGAACCACAATGCTCTCCGGGAGCAGTGCTACAACATTCTGGCTGCTAATGGCCTCGCTGCTCTCCAGCACTACAGCCCTGAACTCTGCAGAGGACGCGAGCTGCTCAGGAGGTAACACTTACTGGCAGTTTTGATGGTCTTTAAACATTAGAATTAGGTGACAATCGACAATTTAATTATAAAATTTTGACTGTTAATCTGGAAGGTCATTGGGTGAACAAGACACTTAGTGATGCTTGTGCACATTACAGTCACTTAAATGCTGTAATTATTTTTTACCACTAATTAAACAGTCTGCTCATCCTTAAAAAAATTACCCAGCACGGAAAACTGATGCAGTTATGCTGCAGAaccctttttttttataattaccTTAAGTCTTAACTTTTTTGGGCTGAGGGATTACGAGACATACTCAAAGTTGAAGcagttatattttttatatcCCTGTGGTTTACCACACTGTTTTTGCTGGTGTTTGATTGGTTCAGTCAAATTAGCACTTTATTTGCCATGTTAATGTTTGAAGCACACTAGGGGCACACATTAGATGGGTTTGCATTTTGCCTTGTTG carries:
- the LOC114846704 gene encoding uncharacterized protein LOC114846704 encodes the protein MAAVCQPRRALVEIPAPQPKIAARMRRSYLEILSAPSPHARGRSTKRVPSLNLSIDGLWRGRLEEQCEKMDEHHSPISNQQLAQLIRSLILVEQSQEPRILTSDLKYLQEDLQLKKANVYRSIPYSRFGSNRDAHCYRKAYPHLVAFKVSCQEWGQVLLRNKEWDAVLEHTLMAWRYTSELPQWDTANHNALREQCYNILAANGLAALQHYSPELCRGRELLRRLKMAQLHSKSIVPCIQELQRIIGCADDYTMDAK